A genomic region of Drosophila pseudoobscura strain MV-25-SWS-2005 chromosome 5, UCI_Dpse_MV25, whole genome shotgun sequence contains the following coding sequences:
- the LOC26532738 gene encoding uncharacterized protein isoform X4: protein MWLPVDTIKLILLSLHMTMQVAENNELTRAKINIFTNEYVPYGRPTPIVITMEELPVKYSITIHLSTSSYLLAFFEVGKVANKMQPKFLKTLSISNQLSLLGIKARRKIMYDKGYFAKIIAIFWSANDKVITLQGQLPSQPWVHKVMEIVEVKVNLPTHCTPQIVILKGSDPQSPIKIAVNRRFIIRVLFLETCNFTIRASFRWHLTDAAELKHFSKYFTDNPWLIIRRYSLRFQTKHEIWRNLLVFHVEGNFNGFSFASRCYLKLAMGQVQAVIEGGESRRAAHNEILWINGSLSRDYSKKYEVKQFSTYNWNCDSWDDYSNPFCYHNISSVDAFMIPAYSFKSGCSYIFRLLLADDDNPNRGSLNVQTITMTDYRMLQVTIECLFNCEMDFFSPFSNVRLAARCTNCETQTVRYQCEYFNSSAHSNSKRWMVWSGH, encoded by the exons ATGTGGCTACCGGTGGACACAATAAAACTGATACTTCTGTCTTTGCATATGACTATGCAAGTGGCCGAAAATAACGAACTGACCAGagccaaaataaatatttttactaATGAATATGTTCCATACGGAAGACCAACACCTATCGTCATTACAATGGAAGAGCTTCCAGTTAAGTATTCAATTACCATACACCTAAGCACTTCCAGCTACCTTTTAGCTTTCTTTGAAGTGGGAAAGGTAGCAAACAAGATGCAGCCAAAATTTTTGAAAACCCTATCAATCAGCAATCAGCTTTCTTTGCTCGGAATTAAGGCCCGAAGGAAAATAATGTATGATAAGGGTTACTTCGCAAAGATAATAGCCATTTTTTGGTCTGCGAATGATAAGGTCATTACACTACAAGGTCAATTGCCTTCACAGCCATGGGTACATAAAGTCATGGAAATCGTTGAAGTTAAAGTGAATCTGCCAACGCATTGTACGCCACAAATAGTAATATTAAAGGGCTCAGACCCCCAATCTCCAATAAAAATTGCCGTCAACCGCAGATTTATCATTAGGGTTCTCTTTTTGGAAACATGCAACTTTACAATTAGAGCTAGCTTTAGATGGCATTTGACGGACGCAGCTGAATTAA AACACTTTTCAAAATACTTTACAGATAATCCTTGGCTGATTATTCGACGATATTCTTTAAGGTTTCAAACTAAGCATGAAATTTGGAGAAACTTGTTAGTTTTCCATGTAGAGGGGaattttaatggtttttccTTCGCGTCCCGGTGTTATCTGAAGTTGGCTATGGGTCAAGTACAGGCCGTAATCGAAGGAGGTGAATCAAGACGTGCTGCACACAATGAAATACTTTGGATTAACGGTTCACTGAGCCgtgattattcaaaaaaatacgAAGTCAAACAGTTTTCTACTTACAATTGGAACTGTGACTCATGGGACGATTATAGTAATCCATTCTGCTATCATAATATATCTTCGG TTGACGCTTTTATGATTCCTGCGTACTCCTTCAAAAGTGGGTGCAGCTATATCTTTCGTCTGCTTTTGGCTGACGATGACAACCCTAATCGCGGTTCACTAAATGTGCAGACAATTACAATGACAGACTATAGAATGCTGCAAGTTACGATCGAATGTTTATTCAACTGTGAAATGGATTTTTTTAGCCCTTTTTCTAATGTTCGTCTTGCTGCTAGATGCACAAACTGCGAAACTCAGACGGTGAGATACCAGTG CGAATACTTCAATAGTTCAGCTCATAGTAACAGCAAAAGATGGATGGTTTGGTCAGGACATTAA
- the LOC26532738 gene encoding uncharacterized protein isoform X5 yields MWLPVDTIKLILLSLHMTMQVAENNELTRAKINIFTNEYVPYGRPTPIVITMEELPVKYSITIHLSTSSYLLAFFEVGKVANKMQPKFLKTLSISNQLSLLGIKARRKIMYDKGYFAKIIAIFWSANDKVITLQGQLPSQPWVHKVMEIVEVKVNLPTHCTPQIVILKGSDPQSPIKIAVNRRFIIRVLFLETCNFTIRASFRWHLTDAAELKHFSKYFTDNPWLIIRRYSLRFQTKHEIWRNLLVFHVEGNFNGFSFASRCYLKLAMGQVQAVIEGGESRRAAHNEILWINGSLSRDYSKKYEVKQFSTYNWNCDSWDDYSNPFCYHNISSVDAFMIPAYSFKSGCSYIFRLLLADDDNPNRGSLNVQTITMTDYRMLQVTIECLFNCEMDFFSPFSNVRLAARCTNCETQTRILQ; encoded by the exons ATGTGGCTACCGGTGGACACAATAAAACTGATACTTCTGTCTTTGCATATGACTATGCAAGTGGCCGAAAATAACGAACTGACCAGagccaaaataaatatttttactaATGAATATGTTCCATACGGAAGACCAACACCTATCGTCATTACAATGGAAGAGCTTCCAGTTAAGTATTCAATTACCATACACCTAAGCACTTCCAGCTACCTTTTAGCTTTCTTTGAAGTGGGAAAGGTAGCAAACAAGATGCAGCCAAAATTTTTGAAAACCCTATCAATCAGCAATCAGCTTTCTTTGCTCGGAATTAAGGCCCGAAGGAAAATAATGTATGATAAGGGTTACTTCGCAAAGATAATAGCCATTTTTTGGTCTGCGAATGATAAGGTCATTACACTACAAGGTCAATTGCCTTCACAGCCATGGGTACATAAAGTCATGGAAATCGTTGAAGTTAAAGTGAATCTGCCAACGCATTGTACGCCACAAATAGTAATATTAAAGGGCTCAGACCCCCAATCTCCAATAAAAATTGCCGTCAACCGCAGATTTATCATTAGGGTTCTCTTTTTGGAAACATGCAACTTTACAATTAGAGCTAGCTTTAGATGGCATTTGACGGACGCAGCTGAATTAA AACACTTTTCAAAATACTTTACAGATAATCCTTGGCTGATTATTCGACGATATTCTTTAAGGTTTCAAACTAAGCATGAAATTTGGAGAAACTTGTTAGTTTTCCATGTAGAGGGGaattttaatggtttttccTTCGCGTCCCGGTGTTATCTGAAGTTGGCTATGGGTCAAGTACAGGCCGTAATCGAAGGAGGTGAATCAAGACGTGCTGCACACAATGAAATACTTTGGATTAACGGTTCACTGAGCCgtgattattcaaaaaaatacgAAGTCAAACAGTTTTCTACTTACAATTGGAACTGTGACTCATGGGACGATTATAGTAATCCATTCTGCTATCATAATATATCTTCGG TTGACGCTTTTATGATTCCTGCGTACTCCTTCAAAAGTGGGTGCAGCTATATCTTTCGTCTGCTTTTGGCTGACGATGACAACCCTAATCGCGGTTCACTAAATGTGCAGACAATTACAATGACAGACTATAGAATGCTGCAAGTTACGATCGAATGTTTATTCAACTGTGAAATGGATTTTTTTAGCCCTTTTTCTAATGTTCGTCTTGCTGCTAGATGCACAAACTGCGAAACTCAGACG CGAATACTTCAATAG
- the LOC26532738 gene encoding uncharacterized protein isoform X6, translated as MWLPVDTIKLILLSLHMTMQVAENNELTRAKINIFTNEYVPYGRPTPIVITMEELPVKYSITIHLSTSSYLLAFFEVGKVANKMQPKFLKTLSISNQLSLLGIKARRKIMYDKGYFAKIIAIFWSANDKVITLQGQLPSQPWVHKVMEIVEVKVNLPTHCTPQIVILKGSDPQSPIKIAVNRRFIIRVLFLETCNFTIRASFRWHLTDAAELKHFSKYFTDNPWLIIRRYSLRFQTKHEIWRNLLVFHVEGNFNGFSFASRCYLKLAMGQVQAVIEGGESRRAAHNEILWINGSLSRDYSKKYEVKQFSTYNWNCDSWDDYSNPFCYHNISSDNGEKNKEREGRFSMEAIIS; from the exons ATGTGGCTACCGGTGGACACAATAAAACTGATACTTCTGTCTTTGCATATGACTATGCAAGTGGCCGAAAATAACGAACTGACCAGagccaaaataaatatttttactaATGAATATGTTCCATACGGAAGACCAACACCTATCGTCATTACAATGGAAGAGCTTCCAGTTAAGTATTCAATTACCATACACCTAAGCACTTCCAGCTACCTTTTAGCTTTCTTTGAAGTGGGAAAGGTAGCAAACAAGATGCAGCCAAAATTTTTGAAAACCCTATCAATCAGCAATCAGCTTTCTTTGCTCGGAATTAAGGCCCGAAGGAAAATAATGTATGATAAGGGTTACTTCGCAAAGATAATAGCCATTTTTTGGTCTGCGAATGATAAGGTCATTACACTACAAGGTCAATTGCCTTCACAGCCATGGGTACATAAAGTCATGGAAATCGTTGAAGTTAAAGTGAATCTGCCAACGCATTGTACGCCACAAATAGTAATATTAAAGGGCTCAGACCCCCAATCTCCAATAAAAATTGCCGTCAACCGCAGATTTATCATTAGGGTTCTCTTTTTGGAAACATGCAACTTTACAATTAGAGCTAGCTTTAGATGGCATTTGACGGACGCAGCTGAATTAA AACACTTTTCAAAATACTTTACAGATAATCCTTGGCTGATTATTCGACGATATTCTTTAAGGTTTCAAACTAAGCATGAAATTTGGAGAAACTTGTTAGTTTTCCATGTAGAGGGGaattttaatggtttttccTTCGCGTCCCGGTGTTATCTGAAGTTGGCTATGGGTCAAGTACAGGCCGTAATCGAAGGAGGTGAATCAAGACGTGCTGCACACAATGAAATACTTTGGATTAACGGTTCACTGAGCCgtgattattcaaaaaaatacgAAGTCAAACAGTTTTCTACTTACAATTGGAACTGTGACTCATGGGACGATTATAGTAATCCATTCTGCTATCATAATATATCTTCGG ATAatggggaaaaaaataaagagagagaggggcggTTTTCTATGGAAGCAATAATTAGCTAG